The Mesorhizobium sp. B2-1-8 genomic interval GTGTTCCGGCGGCCTTCGGGCTGCGAGTTCCACACGCGCTGCCCGATCGCCCGCGAGCGCTGCAGGACCGAGCCGCCTGCCTATCGGTCGATGGGCGCCGGCCGGATGGTGCGTTGCCATTTCCCGCTGGAGACCGGCGGGCAAGAACGGGAAGCGTTTTCACGCGCTTCCGCAAACCAAAGGGGAAACTGACATGACGCAATGGACCATGGACAGACGTGCATTCCTGAAGGCAGCCGGCGCGCTGGGCGCTGGTCTCACGATGAAGCCAGGCTTTGCCTGGTCGGCCGTTGGCGACACGCTGCGCATGCGAATGGAAGGTGACCTGCAGTGCCTCGATCCTGCCTTCATGAATGGCGGCATCGAGGATGTCATGATGCGCGGCATCTACGTCTCGCTGAACCATTTCGGCGATATCCAGAAAGGCTCGCCATGGTCGCTGTGGGGCGCCGAGAAGCTCGAACAGAAAGACCCGAAAACCATCGCCTTCACCTTGATCGATGGGATGAAATGGTCTGGCGACTTCGGCGCGGTCACATCAGACGACGTGAAATTCTCGTTCGAGCGCATCGCGGACAAGGCTCTCGCATCGCCCTGGGCCTATCAGTTCGAGAAGCTCGACCAGGTCGAGGTCGTCGATGCTCGCAACGGCATCATCCACCTGAAAGAACCATACCAGCCGATCTTCGTCACCAGCCTGCCTTACTATGGCGGCCACATCATCAGCCGCGCCGGCACCGAGAAGGCGGGCGGCAAATTCACCACGCAGCCGCCGGCGACATGCGGGCCTTATCTCTTCAGCGACTGGCAGCAGAAGCAGAAGGTGACGCTGACCGCCAATCCTGACTGGCCGGGTCCGAAGCCGGATTTCAACAAGGTCGAGATCTATGTTGTGGCAGACGATCAGGCAGCGCAACTCGCCTACGAGGCCGACGCCTTCGACTACACCAAGATCGCCATTTCGGCGACCAAGGCCGTCAAGGCGAACCCACCAGCGGACACAAGTCTGATCGAGGCGCAGTCGACACGATATGTCTGGCTGACCATCAACATGCTGAGCCCGCGGCTCAAGGATCTGAAAGTCCGCCAGGCCGTGCAGTACGGCGTCGATGTCGGGCAGATCCTCACCGGCGTCTATGACGATCTAACCAGGCGTTCCACCGGCGTCGTCCAGCCCGGAACCAAATTCGCGCGGGCCGGCAATTTGATCGCCGCACCGGACTATGAGAAGTCCGCGTCGCTGCTCGCGGAAGCCGGCGTTAGCGACCTGTCACTGACCTTGACGGTGATGAACGATTCCATCCGCACCGCGACCGCCCAGATTATCCAGGCCAGCCTCGAACAGGCCGGCATCAAGGTCGAAATCCAACCGTATGACGAGGCGGCATTCTGGGGCGTCGGCGACAAGACGCAAGGCGATGGCTACAAGAACATCGATCTGGCACTGATGGATTTCGCCGGCGGCATCGATCCTTCCGAAAACCTGGTCTGGTTCCGTCCCGACCAGATCGGCGCCTACAACTGGTCGGGCTTCGACAGCCCCGAATTCGAGACCAGCTATCAGCAGCTGGTGGCGGAAAGCGACGAGGTCAAGCGCATCGCCCTGTCCAACCGCATGGAGGATCTGATGGAACAGTCCGGCGGCTTCGTCTTCATCTGCCACCAGCCGCTGGTCGCCATCCACAAGACCGCTTTCGAGCCGGTCATCTATCCCGACGGCCATCCCAATCCGGTGCTGTTCAAGAAGAAGGCATGACCGCCTCCGTGGACAGGAGGGGCGTAATCGATTAGCTGGTTTGCATGACGGATGCCCAACCAGAAGGTGCAAGAAGGAAGCGCGGTGCAAGAAAAGCTCCGCCGCGCTTCAGCCGCGAGCAGGCCGATGTGCGCCGCTCCATGCTGATCGAGGCGGCGACGCGATGCCTGTCGGTCGGCGGCATCGGCGCCTTCACCATCGACCGCATCTGCAAGGAGGCCGGCGTCTCGCGCGGCCTCATCAACCATCACTTCGAAAGCCTCGATGGCTTGCTGGTCGAGGTCTACAAATCCTCGCTCTACGCCAGCGTCAACAACCAGATCGCCGAAGCCAAACGCCGCCGCGCCGAGACGTCGGATTGGTCGCCGCAAGCAGCGCTTGCCGCCCTGGTGCACTCCAATTTTGCACCCGAATACTTCAGCCGCGAGAACCTGCTGATCTGGCTGTCGCTGTGGGGCGAGATCGCCGTCAATCCGCGTCTTCAGGCGGCGCATCGCGAACTCTATGACGCCTACCGGGCGGAGCTGGCCGAGGACATTGCCGCCGTCGCCATACCGCGCGGCAGGCAAGTCGACGCCCGGGCGCTGGCGCGCAATTTCATCGCGCTGGTCGACGGGCTCTGGCTCGAATGGTGCCTCGATGAAAGCGTGGTGACGCCGCAAGCAGCGGAAGCCGCAGGCTTCGAGATGCTTGAGGCTCAGGTCGGGCCTTTGCGAGACGCCTACTAGTTGAGCGGCGAACCGCCTTCGCGCTTGCGGCGCTCCATATAGTCCCGCAAGGCTTCGTCGATGCCCGGGTCGATCGGCGGCTGCTCGTATTCGGCGACCATCCGCTTCCAGACGACATTGGCGCGCTCGCGCGCGGTCACCTGGCCGCGCTCCATCCAGGTGTCGTAATTGTCCCAGTTGGATACCAATGGCGAATAGAAGGCCCGCTCGTAGCGTTGCATGGTGTGGGCGGCGCCAAAGAAATGCCCGGCCGGGCCGACCTCGCGCACGGCCTCCAGCGCCAGCGTGTCAATGTCAACGACCGGCGGATCGAAATAGGCCGACATCATCTGAAGCATCTCGGCATCGATAACCAGTTTCTCGAACGATGCCGTCAGGCCACCGCCGAGCCAGCCGGCGGCGTGCATCACCAGATGGGCGCCGCCCATCAGGCAGCCCCACAGCGACATGGCGCTCTCATAGGCCGCCTGTGCATCGACCGAATTGGCGGCGGTGACGTTACTGGATCGGAACGGCACGCCGATCAGCCGGCTGAGCTGGCCGGTGATCTGTGCGGCCTGCGTGTATTCGGGCGTGCCGAAGGCCGGGGCGCCGGTCTTCATGTCGACATTGGAGGTGAAGCCGCCATACATGACCGGCACGCCGGGGCGAACGATCTGGGTCAGCGCGATTCCGGCCAGCGCCTCGGCATGTTGTTGCGACAACGCCCCGGCCAATGTCACCGGGCTCATCGCACCAGCCAGCGTAAATGGCGTGACGACATTGACCTGGCCGTGTTCGGCCAGCGCGATCAGGCCTTCGGCCATCGGCTCGTCGAGCTGCAGCGGCGAGTTGGTGTTGATAATGCCGGTGAATACCGGCATCTCCTGCGCCAGGTTTTCGCGCGTCGTGCCGAGCGATATCGCCACCATTTCCAGCGCGTCGATGGCGCGCCCCCGGCCAAGCGCCTGCGGTTGCCAGTTCTTGTCGAGCAAAGTGATCTCAGCATAGTAGAGGTCGAGATGGCGGGTATTCTGGTGCAGGTCGAGCGGCTCGAACGGCCCGCCACCTTCCTGGTGCAGCACGTTGAACGATTGGATCAGCTTGAGGTAGTCGCACATCTCCGCATAGGTTCCGGGTCGGCGTCCGCGATCATTGTCCATGACATAGGCCGGCCCGCCCACCGACGACAGGATACAGTGCCTGCCGCCGACCTTGACGTTTTTTTCCGGGTTGCGGGCGCGCAGCTCGAACGAGGACGGCGCCGTGGCGACGCGCTCCATGATCATGGCGCGGTCGAAGCGCACCCGCATCTCGCTTTCGTCGACATCACAGCCCGCCGCGCGATAGAGCTGGCGCGCCCGCGGCTGCAGTACCCGCATGCCGATCTCTTCCAGGATGGTGAGACCCATCTCATGGATGGACTGGACCTGGTCGGCCGACAGCACCTCGATCGGCGCGTAAGGTCGCGTCAGCTGTTTCCACGGACGCTGCGCGATGCCGCCGATTTCACGCTGCGGGCGGCCGGGTCTGCGGCGGGCTATACTGCGTTCCATGGCTTGGCTCCTGTCGTGAAAGATGGTCGTTCGCGCAGCGGTATTCCTGCCCCTGCCGGCAGATCCAGATGGCGGGCGTACTTGTGGCCGGAATGCACCGCATCGGCGATCGAGGACGGCGCCAGGCAATCGCCGATCCGCGTTATCGACGGGTTGTTCTCGCGCTTGCGCGCACTTGCTGCGGAGAGCGCGTCGAATAGCGTCTGTTCGGCGATGCGTCCCGTCACCAGCACCAGCGTGCCGAAGTCGCGGCGCGTGACCCGGCGGGTGTAGGTGCAGGCGAATTCGGCAACGCCGTTCGCTGCCGACACCAGGCTTTGCGACAAAAGCAGGCCAATGCCGCTTTCCATCAACTGCTTCTGGACGAAGAACTGCTCGTCGGTCATCTGCGTCCAGCTCGACACCACTGGCAGCGGCGTGGCGATGGTCACCGCGTGGCCGGCAACGCGCAGTTTCTCCGCCAGCGCACCGCCCATAAAATAATGCTCGTCGTCATAGACCAGCACCGGACCCGTTACCGGGACTCCGGCGAAGATGTCGTCCGGCGTCAGGATCGACGGCGACGCCTCGATCCCGACCGGCATCTCGACGCTGGCGCCGACACCGTCGCGCCGCCAGAAGCTGCCGGTCGCCAGCACGATATGGTCGACGCCGAGTGATAGCACGTCCTCGGCGTCGAGCCGGCTGCCGGGATAGATCGCGACCGATGGCTGTTTGCCGAGCATGTGCAGGCGGTGGTCGCGTACCCGCGCCCATGCCGCCAGCCCGGGCAATGTCGCCTCCCGCGAGACGCGGCCGCCGAGCAAGTTGCCGGCTTCGGCCAGCATCACGCCATAGCCGCGCCGGCCAAGCGTCAGTGCGCATTCGAGCCCTGCCGGGCCGCCGCCGACCACTAGCACGCGCGCTTCCGAACCCTTGTTGTCGACCTGTTCGGGATGCCAGCCGCGCCGCCATTCCTCGCCGATCGTCGGGTTCTGGGTACAGCGCAGCGGCACGCTTTCATTGTTGGCCGAGCGGCAGATATTGCAGCCGATGCATTCGCGGATCTCGTCCTCGCGTCCCTCGAAGATCTTCTTCGGCAGGAACGGGTCGGCGATCGACGGGCGCGCCGCGCCGATGAAATCCTGGATGCCACGCCTGATCTGGCCGACCATGGTGTCCGGCGAGGTGAACCGCCCGACGCTGACCACCGGTTTTGTCGTCAGCCCTTTGACGAAGCCGACATACTCTTCCTGAAAACCTTCCGCGCTGAACCGTGACGATTTGGAATCGTTGCCGAGCGAGCCGGCAACGTTGATGTCCCAGAGATCCGGCAGCTCGGCCAGCATCTCGATGATCTCGCGCCCTTCGCCTTCCGAGGTGATGCCATGCGGTCCGTGCAGTTCGTCGACCGCCAACCGCACCGCCACCGCGCAGCTGTCGCCGACGGCTTCCTTGGTGTCCTCGATCATTTCGCGCAGCAGCCGCACGCGGTTCTGCAAGGCGCCGCCATACTCGTCGGTGCGGCGGTTGGTGCGGCGCGACAGGAACTGGAACGGCAGGTAGTCGTGCCCAGCATAGCAGTAGACGATGTCGAACCCCGCCCGCCGCGCGCGGATCGCGGCTTCGCGCTGCCAGCGACGGAAGTCGCTGATGTCCTGCCGGTCCATGGCGCGCGCGCCGCCGGGCTGGACAAACTTCGCTGGTTGCGCCGAGGGCGCCAGCAGTGGTTCGCGCGTCAGCCGGTTGTTGGTGTGGGCGCCGCCATGCCACAGCTCGACCGCTGCCAGGCTGCCATGGGCGTGGATGGCGTCGGCGGTGCGCGCCAGCTCGCGGACGTCGTCCTCATCCCACAGCGACAGGAAGCCAAACGGCGAGTCGTCGGAACTCGGATGGATCGAGCAATATTCCGTTGAGACCACGCCCCAACCGCCTGCGGCCTTGATGCCGCGCAGCGCAGCGCCGCTTTGCGGCCTGAGCGTGCCCATGCCGGTCGCATGCGGGGTCTGGTAGAAGCGGTTCGGCGCGGTGACGGGCCCGATGCGAACCGGTTCGAAAAGGATTTTGTAGCGGGGATTGCAGTGCATCGGGGCTTCGCGAATATGCTTGTTGAACGATCGTACAACAAGCATATTCGCGCTTTTGGTAAAACGCAATCCCAATGCCGCGCTTCGCACCTCGGTACGCAATCTCAAAGATCGTAAGTTCCACACGTTCGAGAAGGGCGACGCATACCCGGCACTGTCGAACCACATCGGAGCACCGATCAACACCACGCTCATTCTCGACCACTGGGACGATCTGCTTCAGCTGGCAGCGTCGATCACGACGCGATCCGTCGTGCCGTCGACCATCCTGAAGAAGCTCTCGGCACGACGGCGGGTAGTGTTTCAGTTTGAAAATAGCGCAAACGCCTGTTCCGTTTGATCGAGGTGGCGCAAACGCCTATAATAGCGGAAGCATGGAGGCCACTCATGTCGGTGCGCGCCCGCGAATCGCGAACAGCCTCAACCATCCGAACCTCAAAGGGGTCGGGGTTGGAACCCATGTGTTCAGTCTTACCTGTTTGGCAAGCGAGGCTCACATCCGAATGGCGAAGGTCATCGCAGAAGCCGGCCCGATTGCTGCTGCGCTTACAAAGCGGGTCACCTAAACGATGCCGGCGGCGCGGGATCTTCGCAGGAGCAAGGCAATTTCGTCCGAGGGAGGCGAGGACCAAATGTGGCTACTCAATCTCCAGGTCCACGCTAACCCGAGGCGCCCGGCGCCCCCGACTTTTTTATGCTCCCGTTCCGGCCTAGGCCGCGCTGCTCTTGACCACGTGCAATTCGTGCTTGTTTGGCCGTCGGGGAGCGGCTGACGAGTCTTCACCGCTTGTATGATGGACGAACTCGGCTATCGGGCAAGGCCGGCCGAGAAGATAACCCTGCATGGCGTCACAGGGTTCTGCACGCAGAAAATCTAACTCTGCGTCGGTTTCGACGCCCTCCGCCAGAACCGGCAGGTTGAGGCCCCGAGCGAGACCGAAGACGGCGCGCAGAACTGCGGCGGCCTCATCGCTCGCATCCACAGAATGCACCAGGGACTGGTCCACCTTGATCTTGTCAAACGGGAACGCCCGCAGGTTCGATAAAGAAGAGTAGCCAGTGCCAAAATCATCCATCGCGATCTGGACACCAAGGATTTTGAGCTTGTTGAGCACTGCGAGCGCTCGGCCAATATCCTTGATCAGCGATGATTCTGTAATCTCCAACTCAAGTCGGGATGGATCCAGACCCGTTTCCTTCAGTATCTCTTCCACCAGTTCCGGAAGATTCCCGCCATGGAGTTGTACGGCCGAGACGTTGACGCTGATCGCTAACGGTTGTTCCCATGACGCCGCTTCGGTGCAGGCGGTGCGCAGCACCCATTCACCGATCTTCAGAATGGCGCCGCATTCTTCCGCGATCGGAATGAACACCGCCGGGGATACGGCGCCCTTGGTGTTGTGATCCCAACGAAGCAAGGCTTCGAAGCCGTAGACCTTGTTTGATGGAAGCTTTGCCTGCGGCTGGTAGACGAGGCGGAACTCGTTGCGCGAGATTGCAAGACGAATGTCGTGTTCCATCTGGCGTCGGTCGCGCAGATGCTCACCCATGGCCGGCGCAAAGAAGCGATACACGCCACGCCCTTCCGCCTTAGCCTCATAAAGCGCGGCGTCTGCATGGCTTAGAAGCGTCGCGCGATCAGGCGCATCATTCGGGAATACAGCGATGCCGATGCTTGTGCCGAGCGTGACCCCGGCGGGCAGAATCATCCCTCCTCCGTCGCTAAACGCCTCCAGGATGGCTTCAGCGGTTCGCGTTGCATAAGCGGGGCTCGGCAGGCCCGGAATGATCACCGCGAACTCGTCGCCCCCAAGGCGCGCGAACATGTATTGTGGCTTGAGAATACTTTTGATCTTCTCGGCAACCAATTGAAGCACCTCGTCGCCGACGAGGTGACCGAAGAGATCGTTGATATCCTTGAAGCGATCGAGATCCAGGAAGAGGACGGCAAAGCAGCGGTCGGCGCCACGATGCGCCACGAACTCAGCGTCCAGCCTCTCGTTGAAGCTTCTGCGATTTGGCAGACCGGTCAGGGGATCGTGGTTGGCGAGGAAGTGAATCTCCTCCTCGGCCCGCTTGCGACCGCGGATGTCGCGCACTGCAAGAACCTTGTGTGGCTTGCCGCTAAAGACGATGCTGCGGCGGATCAACTCCACCGGTATCGTGGTGCCGTTCGTCGCCCAAAGCCCCGCCTCCAGTGGCTTCCGTTCCGTGTTAACGAGTTCGTCCTGCGACAGCGTGGGGAAGAAAGAAGCGAGCGAGCGGCCGACCACTTCCGATCTGTCGACGCCGGCAAGTGCGGCGAAGCTTTTATTGGCTGCAACAATCCCGGCCTCGTTGCACACAACCAGCCCCTCGACGGTGGCGTCTGCCAGTTCCTGCATACGCGCAGTCTCACCCGCGCGGCGAAGGTCTCGCAGATCGAGGCCGAGACCGACAAGGGCTAAAAGGATGATGACAGTCGAAGCGAGCGCCACACCGATCGCCATCCATTCGGCAGGCAGCGCCGAGGCCGAAACCACAACACGCGGATCAGGTATGATCGCTGCCGCGGCCATCGCCGTGAAATGGTGGCTGCAGATCGCAATTGTCAGCACCAGGGCGCCGAGCGCCTTCCACCTGACGTTGTTTTCCCGAAGCGCGACCGGCAATGCAGCGGCGCCGAACATACCGCCGAGGAGGATGGAGGCGGCAACGAGCGGCGGATCCCAGTCGATGCGGCCGGCGATCTCGAACGCGGCCATGCCGGTATAATGCATAACGGCGATCCCGCCGCCCACGATGGCGCCGCCAATCCAGCGGCCATGCTGCACGCGTGGTGAGATGCCAATGGAAAGGCCAGTTCCCGTCAAAATGATAGCCGCGACCAGTGAGACGATCGTCAAGGCGATGTTGTAGCCGCTCGGCACCGCGGGCTGGAAGGCCAGCATGGCGATGAAATGGGTAGCCCAGATGCCGAAGCCGGTGGCGACGGCAGCGACCGCGAGCCAGAACCGTTGCATCGCAAATTCGCTGCGCCGGACATGATGGAGAAGATTAACCGCAGCGAAGCAGGCCAGTGCGCAAACGAAGGCCGCTAGCGCAACCAGACGCAAATCATGCTCCGTTGCAATGCAGGTGTAGACCTTCAGCATGCTTTTTTCTCGAAGCCCGCACACACTTGCAAGAAAAATGCGTTGAGTAATGAATAAGTGCTTAAACTGCTTGCGCACTGTTTAAGAAATGATTTGTTGTTGCTATAAATAGCTCATCTGACCAGCAGCGACGATGCTTCTCATGCAGGCGGGCGTGGCAGACGCTCCAAGGCGGTGTCTGAGGCCGGGCGCCGCGACCGGCGACGGCTATGGCGAGAAGAACCCGCGCCGGCTGCGCAACGGCTACCGCGACCGCGACTGGCCGCGGCCGATGTTGTGGCTATGGTTCGTGATCCTGCCAGAGCCGAAGCGCTCCGAGCCCAAGGCGTGACCTCCGGCAGGGGGATTACAAGAGGCGCTGGTTCGATGACAGCCAGACCCTAAGTCGTCTCATCCGCCGAGCCACTACCTCACTGGAAGGCGCGGTGGCCGATGCGATGTAAGAATAATCTGGTTTGGGGAGCCGCTTCGGCTCGGCGCCTGCTGGGATGGTCGGGGCGCACCCGCATATCGAACCAGCAAACTGAACTGGCCAGCAATGATGTTTGTAAACTGGCGAGAGGCGTCTCGACGGCGCTGCCATTCGCGATCGCTGGATGGAGATCGATAGCCGCGTCTAAGCTTAGCAGTATGAAAGGGCCGGACGACGACCGGTGAC includes:
- a CDS encoding ABC transporter substrate-binding protein, which translates into the protein MTQWTMDRRAFLKAAGALGAGLTMKPGFAWSAVGDTLRMRMEGDLQCLDPAFMNGGIEDVMMRGIYVSLNHFGDIQKGSPWSLWGAEKLEQKDPKTIAFTLIDGMKWSGDFGAVTSDDVKFSFERIADKALASPWAYQFEKLDQVEVVDARNGIIHLKEPYQPIFVTSLPYYGGHIISRAGTEKAGGKFTTQPPATCGPYLFSDWQQKQKVTLTANPDWPGPKPDFNKVEIYVVADDQAAQLAYEADAFDYTKIAISATKAVKANPPADTSLIEAQSTRYVWLTINMLSPRLKDLKVRQAVQYGVDVGQILTGVYDDLTRRSTGVVQPGTKFARAGNLIAAPDYEKSASLLAEAGVSDLSLTLTVMNDSIRTATAQIIQASLEQAGIKVEIQPYDEAAFWGVGDKTQGDGYKNIDLALMDFAGGIDPSENLVWFRPDQIGAYNWSGFDSPEFETSYQQLVAESDEVKRIALSNRMEDLMEQSGGFVFICHQPLVAIHKTAFEPVIYPDGHPNPVLFKKKA
- a CDS encoding TetR/AcrR family transcriptional regulator, whose amino-acid sequence is MTDAQPEGARRKRGARKAPPRFSREQADVRRSMLIEAATRCLSVGGIGAFTIDRICKEAGVSRGLINHHFESLDGLLVEVYKSSLYASVNNQIAEAKRRRAETSDWSPQAALAALVHSNFAPEYFSRENLLIWLSLWGEIAVNPRLQAAHRELYDAYRAELAEDIAAVAIPRGRQVDARALARNFIALVDGLWLEWCLDESVVTPQAAEAAGFEMLEAQVGPLRDAY
- a CDS encoding trimethylamine methyltransferase family protein, which translates into the protein MERSIARRRPGRPQREIGGIAQRPWKQLTRPYAPIEVLSADQVQSIHEMGLTILEEIGMRVLQPRARQLYRAAGCDVDESEMRVRFDRAMIMERVATAPSSFELRARNPEKNVKVGGRHCILSSVGGPAYVMDNDRGRRPGTYAEMCDYLKLIQSFNVLHQEGGGPFEPLDLHQNTRHLDLYYAEITLLDKNWQPQALGRGRAIDALEMVAISLGTTRENLAQEMPVFTGIINTNSPLQLDEPMAEGLIALAEHGQVNVVTPFTLAGAMSPVTLAGALSQQHAEALAGIALTQIVRPGVPVMYGGFTSNVDMKTGAPAFGTPEYTQAAQITGQLSRLIGVPFRSSNVTAANSVDAQAAYESAMSLWGCLMGGAHLVMHAAGWLGGGLTASFEKLVIDAEMLQMMSAYFDPPVVDIDTLALEAVREVGPAGHFFGAAHTMQRYERAFYSPLVSNWDNYDTWMERGQVTARERANVVWKRMVAEYEQPPIDPGIDEALRDYMERRKREGGSPLN
- a CDS encoding FAD-dependent oxidoreductase; the encoded protein is MHCNPRYKILFEPVRIGPVTAPNRFYQTPHATGMGTLRPQSGAALRGIKAAGGWGVVSTEYCSIHPSSDDSPFGFLSLWDEDDVRELARTADAIHAHGSLAAVELWHGGAHTNNRLTREPLLAPSAQPAKFVQPGGARAMDRQDISDFRRWQREAAIRARRAGFDIVYCYAGHDYLPFQFLSRRTNRRTDEYGGALQNRVRLLREMIEDTKEAVGDSCAVAVRLAVDELHGPHGITSEGEGREIIEMLAELPDLWDINVAGSLGNDSKSSRFSAEGFQEEYVGFVKGLTTKPVVSVGRFTSPDTMVGQIRRGIQDFIGAARPSIADPFLPKKIFEGREDEIRECIGCNICRSANNESVPLRCTQNPTIGEEWRRGWHPEQVDNKGSEARVLVVGGGPAGLECALTLGRRGYGVMLAEAGNLLGGRVSREATLPGLAAWARVRDHRLHMLGKQPSVAIYPGSRLDAEDVLSLGVDHIVLATGSFWRRDGVGASVEMPVGIEASPSILTPDDIFAGVPVTGPVLVYDDEHYFMGGALAEKLRVAGHAVTIATPLPVVSSWTQMTDEQFFVQKQLMESGIGLLLSQSLVSAANGVAEFACTYTRRVTRRDFGTLVLVTGRIAEQTLFDALSAASARKRENNPSITRIGDCLAPSSIADAVHSGHKYARHLDLPAGAGIPLRERPSFTTGAKPWNAV
- a CDS encoding EAL domain-containing protein produces the protein MLKVYTCIATEHDLRLVALAAFVCALACFAAVNLLHHVRRSEFAMQRFWLAVAAVATGFGIWATHFIAMLAFQPAVPSGYNIALTIVSLVAAIILTGTGLSIGISPRVQHGRWIGGAIVGGGIAVMHYTGMAAFEIAGRIDWDPPLVAASILLGGMFGAAALPVALRENNVRWKALGALVLTIAICSHHFTAMAAAAIIPDPRVVVSASALPAEWMAIGVALASTVIILLALVGLGLDLRDLRRAGETARMQELADATVEGLVVCNEAGIVAANKSFAALAGVDRSEVVGRSLASFFPTLSQDELVNTERKPLEAGLWATNGTTIPVELIRRSIVFSGKPHKVLAVRDIRGRKRAEEEIHFLANHDPLTGLPNRRSFNERLDAEFVAHRGADRCFAVLFLDLDRFKDINDLFGHLVGDEVLQLVAEKIKSILKPQYMFARLGGDEFAVIIPGLPSPAYATRTAEAILEAFSDGGGMILPAGVTLGTSIGIAVFPNDAPDRATLLSHADAALYEAKAEGRGVYRFFAPAMGEHLRDRRQMEHDIRLAISRNEFRLVYQPQAKLPSNKVYGFEALLRWDHNTKGAVSPAVFIPIAEECGAILKIGEWVLRTACTEAASWEQPLAISVNVSAVQLHGGNLPELVEEILKETGLDPSRLELEITESSLIKDIGRALAVLNKLKILGVQIAMDDFGTGYSSLSNLRAFPFDKIKVDQSLVHSVDASDEAAAVLRAVFGLARGLNLPVLAEGVETDAELDFLRAEPCDAMQGYLLGRPCPIAEFVHHTSGEDSSAAPRRPNKHELHVVKSSAA